The Columba livia isolate bColLiv1 breed racing homer chromosome 18, bColLiv1.pat.W.v2, whole genome shotgun sequence genome includes a region encoding these proteins:
- the EVPL gene encoding envoplakin, whose product MFKGVGKGSPSRSSPNRGSPAKPSKSSTNELAVLISRMQTNADQVEKDILETQSSLKQDASNHQKNKAFEFQPENARNLKEAETLLKDLFLDVDRAKRLKHPQAIEIEKDIQQLHDRVTQLCAEYRALYEQLNIPDVGPRVDWARILDQKMKQVNTGQYGPGMSELEKQIAEHNILQKEIEAYGLQIKNLHSGDVADLKSQYKDLLKASIWRGQSLGSLYHHLQGCTKELGYLTDQQTRILKQDWSDQMMDVQSVRREYENFKANELLSQEELVNHLQDDGDRMIELKHPAVKPIQAHQEALKNEWQNFLNLCICQESQLKSVESYKKFQDDAETVSRSLKKMNSDLDTKYSKFNKDSPGVVADLLLQLENEEKAVKQAEKSIADLKRRSKEISPLKLRRTHLSQTLTLDTLCDWDAGEVQLTRGDKYTLKDNSNPEMWVVQSSTGVVQEAPSACFSIPPPDPESIDKVNRLEGELNTVKQKRAAVQSTLRRSHKEQVQPSQQALSRSTPVAQDDPQADQLLGSLDRVGKDLVQVEKEILNRVRSPVNYSDPTEDLARRIKHQQETTKKLENLGAAKDALQKECETYLSKKPTSTSASQLPVTLNALRSKYSDVNMLSSLYNEKAKAALNLETQIENTDKIVSTFEAKLAQDSIIPASPNALQDRANDLQKMKRELVAQEDCVLKLNRGLKDAEHSCSAVQNNFQEYCPDLPRQKREVQLLNDRYHAVADQLDQREKTLRNISLIYQQFQNSNENLMFWMNNLPKHQVKTTDGPSQINYKLQAQKRLVEEIKGKEPEKNAVVRLSRNVQSTLNDYELQAGKYSSSLDPTLTDFAAKRLRVTPLQESIQAQENDVTKLYMELAAENKQQLSRLEFAKKIVEKKEVHEDIEAVHEQTQHSEHKATTSRESEGLKSQLEEERRKVAKIEEDLEEHRNKLLMLKTQKPIERVEEKEVIEYYRDPQVESNLSKMAQQIEGEGKKRQRLQEDIEVMSRKLAQMESEKKVTPAQLLTKEITKIEKDPSLDSEAAALRQEIKRLQEESLAAVSELEQCKRELHMLERKQPNIREKVVVKELIKLEKNPEMLKSVRTLQLQIDEESFKRKSAEEAIVKVKNKIEEVERLIETAEPKIIVKEVKQVEQDPELLRESSKLKILIEEERSKNLMLIGELGELQNQYSVAEKQKPRVEVKERVNEIFLVDPETEQQIAHLKRELQEATLKRTKVESEVEEALAELNVLRSQKPVVELKEVIEEVVKHEKSPEILREIDRLKQQLNELVNTNGRTQEQLIRLQGERDEWKRERSKVETKLVNKEVIRYENDPLLEKEADRLRQEVRNMSQKRRAAEDAIYDLQNKYMLLERRKPEEKVVVQEVILTQKDPKLRDEHNRLRRSLDEEVSNRRRLERDVQQVRALVEEQEKLLNFQEDRSKRLALEKEMRQITLRIKELEESPAPVQEKIIMEEVVKLEKDPVLEQSASNLRLELDREKMEVLNLQRECKNLQMQVDVLQKTKSQEKTIYKEVIRVEKDRALESERARIWELLNRERGAKQKAEEEVRRLRERIERAEGMKRTWAREETELQKARNLAIQERANLEGELRELERQKQQKVLFLREESKLLNQRTENDRQKKKQLEHEFSLLEADIIREKDQIYNKERLIRDLQSRVSREEINHETQMRETNLSTKISILDPETGKDMSPYEAYKRGIIDRGQYIQLQELECDWEEVTTLGPNGEVSVLLDKKSGKQYSIDDALRLRRITKEEYQLYRDGKIPISEFALLVAGESKPPPSLSIGSIISKSPLSSPTTHQTQSFFPPASQKGFCDDTFPIAGVYDTTTNTKYNIKTAVAKKLLDPMTAQKLLEAQAATGGIIDLISWDRFSVHKAIERGLIDRTYMQRLLNAQKAFTGIEDPVTKRRLSVGEAVQKGWMTKDSAFPYLEVQHLTGGLIDPKKTGRIPVLEAAQTGMITGDLASRLQDDSNYEKDLIDPITKEKINYKEAMALCQKDSLSSFLLLPAASEGYQRYHQPSRSPKLSRFRH is encoded by the exons ATGTTCAAGGGAGTGGGCAAAGGCTCCCCGAGCAGAAGTTCCCCCAATAGAGGTTCTCCTGCCAAGCCTAGCAA GTCTTCAACAAATGAGCTGGCCGTGCTCATCTCCCGCATGCAGACAAATGCTGACCAGGTGGAGAAGGACATCCTGGAGACACAGTCCAGCCTCAAGCAG GATGCCAGCAATCACCAGAAGAACAAGGCTTTTGAGTTCCAGCCAGAGAATGCCAGGAACCTGAAGGAAGCGGAGACCCTGCTGAAGGACCTGTTTTTGGATGTGGACCGTGCCAAGCGGCTGAAACACCCTCAGGCTATTGAGATAGAGAAAGA CATCCAGCAGCTCCACGACCGCGTGACACAGCTGTGTGCAGAGTACCGGGCTCTCTACGAACAACTGAACATCCCAGATGTGGGGCCCAGGGTAGACTGGGCCAGGATCCTGGACCAAAAGATG AAACAAGTCAACACAGGACAGTATGGCCCTGGCATGTCAGAACTGGAAAAGCAAATAGCTGAGCACAACATCCTCCAGAAGGAGATTGAAGCCTATGGCCTCCAGATCAAGAACCTCCATTCCGGG GATGTGGCAGATTTAAAAAGCCAGTACAAGGACTTGCTG AAAGCCTCCATCTGGCGAGGGCAgagcctgggcagcctgtaccACCACCTCCAGGGCTGCACCAAGGAGCTGGGCTACCTGACGGACCAGCAGACCAGGATCCTGAAGCAGGACTGGAGCGACCAAATGATGGATGTGCAAAGTGTGCGTCGGGAGTACGAG aACTTTAAGGCCAATGAGCTGCTCAGCCAGGAGGAGCTTGTGAACCATCTCCAGGATGACGGGGATAGGATGATTGAGCTTAAGCACCCAGCTGTCAAGCCTATACAG GCTCACCAGGAAGCCTTGAAGAACGAGTGGCAGAATTTCCTGAATCTCTGCATTTGCCAGGAAAGTCAACTGAAAAGCGTGGAGAGCTATAAGAAG TTCCAGGACGATGCTGAGACTGTGAGCCGCTCCCTGAAGAAGATGAACTCCGACCTGGACACCAAATACAGCAAGTTCAACAAAGATAGCCCTGGAGTAGTGGCAgatctgctgcttcagctggaG AACGAAGAGAAGGCAgtgaagcaggcagagaagagcaTCGCTGACCTGAAGAGAAGGAGCAAAGAGATCAGCCCACTGAAACTGCGCAGGACACATCTCTCCCAGACCCTCACCTTGGACACCCTCTGTGACTGGGATGCTGGGGAG GTGCAGCTGACCAGAGGTGACAAGTACACTCTGAAGGACAACAGCAACCCAGAGATGTGGGTggtgcagagcagcactggTGTGGTCCAGGAGGCACCTTCTGCTTGCTTCTCCATCCCTCCACCAGACCCCGAGTCCATAGACAAGGTCAATAG GCTGGAAGGGGAACTGAACACAGTGAAGCAGAAGCGAGCAGCAGTTCAGAGCACCCTGAGACGCAGCCACAAGGAGCAGGTTCAGCCCAGCCAACAAG CTCTGTCCAGGAGCACCCCTGTAGCTCAGGATGATCCCCAAGCTGACCAGCTTCTTGGTAGCCTGGATCGTGTTGGCAAGGACCTGGTTCAAGTAGAGAAGGAGATCTTGAACCGAGTGAGGTCTCCAGTGAACTACAGTGACCCCACTGAGGACCTTGCCAGGAGGATCAAGCACCAGCAG GAAACGACAAAGAAACTTGAGAACCTGGGGGCAGCCAAGGATGCTCTGCAGAAGGAGTGTGAGACCTACCTTTCCAAGAAACCCACCAGCACCTCGGCTTCCCAGCTCCCTGTCACACTGAATGCCCTCAGGAGCAAATACAGCGATGTCAATATGCTCTCCAGCCTCTACAATGAGAA GGCTAAGGCTGCGCTGAACCTGGAGACTCAGATTGAGAACACAGACAAGATTGTCAGCACGTTTGAGGCCAAGCTGGCTCAGGATAGCATCATTCCCGCATCCCCCAATGCCCTGCAGGATCGGGCCAATGATCTGCAG AAGATGAAGCGGGAGCTGGTGGCCCAAGAGGACTGTGTGCTGAAGCTGAACCGGGGGCTCAAGGATGCTGAGCACAGCTGCAGCGCTGTGCAGAACAACTTCCAGGAGTACTGCCCAGACCTGCCCCGGCAGAAGCGGGAGGTGCAGCTCCTCAACGATCGCTACCATGCCGTTGCAGACCAGCTGGATCAGCG AGAGAAGACCCTCAGAAATATCAGCCTCATCTACCAGCAGTTCCAAAACTCCAATGAGAACCTGATGTTCTGGATGAACAACCTACCAAAACACCAAGTGAAGACCACTGATGGGCCAAGCCAGATCAATTACAAGCTGCAGGCACAGAAG AGGCTGGTGGAGGAGATCAAAGGCAAGGAGCCTGAGAAGAACGCGGTGGTCAGGCTATCCCGGAACGTGCAGTCCACCCTCAAT GACTATGAACTCCAAGCAGGCAAATacagctcttctctggaccctacCTTGACCGACTTTGCTGCCAAGAGGCTGCGTGTGACCCCTCTGCAAGAAAGCATCCAGGCCCAG gaaaatgatGTAACCAAGCTCTACATGGAGCTggcagcagaaaataaacagcagctCAGCCGGCTGGAGTTTGCCAAGAAGATTGTTGAGAAG AAGGAGGTGCATGAGGACATTGAAGCTGTGCATGAGCAAACCCAGCACTCTGAACACAAAGCCACAACAAGCAGGGAATCGGAGGGCTTAAAATCgcagctggaggaggaaagaaggaaagtggCCAAGATTGAAGAGGACCTGGAGGAACATAGAAACAAGCTGCTAATGTTGAAGACTCAGAAGCCCATTGAAAGAGTGGAAGAAAAGGAGGTAATAGAATATTACAGAGACCCACAGGTGGAGAGCAACCTGTCTAAGATGGCACAGCAGATCGAAGGGGAAGGCAAAAAGAGGCAGAGACTGCAAGAAGACATTGAAGTGATGAGCCGTAAGCTTGCCCAGATGGAGAGCGAGAAGAAGGTCActcctgcccagctcctcaCCAAAGAGATCACAAAAATTGAGAAAGATCCAAGCCTGGATAGCGAGGCAGCTGCTCTTCGTCAGGAGATCAAACGTCTCCAGGAGGAAAGCTTGGCTGCTGTTTCTGAACTTGAGCAGTGTAAGAGAGAGCTGCACATGCTGGAGCGAAAGCAGCCCAATATCCGAGAGAAAGTGGTGGTGAAGGAGCTGATCAAACTGGAGAAAAACCCAGAAATGCTGAAGTCCGTTAGGACCCTGCAGCTACAAATCGATGAGGAATCTTTCAAGAGGAAGTCTGCAGAAGAAGCCATAGTGAAAGTGAAGAACAAAATTGAGGAGGTGGAAAGACTAATCGAAACAGCAGAACCCAAAATTATTGTTAAGGAGGTGAAGCAGGTAGAGCAGGACCCGGAGCTATTGAGAGAGTCTTCTAAGCTTAAAATTCTGATTGAGGAAGAGAGAAGCAAAAACTTGATGCTTATAGGTGAGCTGGGAGAGCTGCAGAACCAGTACAGCgttgcagagaagcagaaaccGAGGGTGGAGGTTAAAGAAAGGGTCAATGAGATTTTCCTGGTGGATCCTGAAACAGAGCAGCAAATTGCACACTTGAAAAGGGAGCTGCAGGAAGCTACTCTGAAAAGGACAAAGGTTGAAAGCGAAGTGGAAGAGGCCTTAGCAGAGCTCAATGTCCTCAGGTCACAGAAACCAGTGGTGGAACTGAAGGAGGTTATAGAGGAGGTGGTGAAACATGAGAAGAGTCCAGAGATTCTTAGAGAAATCGATAGGCTGAAACAGCAGCTCAATGAACTCGTGAACACCAATGGCAGGACCCAAGAGCAGCTCATTAGGCTGCAGGGTGAAAGGGATGAATGGAAGAGGGAGAGATCCAAGGTGGAAACCAAGCTGGTCAACAAGGAAGTCATCCGATATGAGAATGATCCACTCTTGGAAAAAGAAGCTGATCGTCTCCGTCAAGAGGTACGTAACATGTCTCAAAAGCGGAGAGCTGCAGAGGATGCGATCTATgacttgcaaaataaatacatgctaCTGGAGAGGCGAAAGCCAGAGGAAAAGGTAGTTGTCCAAGAGGTGATACTGACTCAAAAGGATCCAAAGCTCCGAGATGAGCACAACAGGCTGAGACGGAGTCTGGATGAGGAGGTAAGCAACAGGCGTCGTCTGGAACGCGATGTGCAACAGGTTCGGGCACTGGTGGAAGAGCAAGAGAAGTTGCTCAACTTCCAGGAGGATCGAAGCAAGAGGCTTGCACTAGAGAAGGAGATGAGACAAATTACATTGCGAAtaaaggagctggaggagagccCAGCACCAGTGCAAGAAAAGATCATTATGGAAGAAGTGGTCAAGTTGGAGAAGGACCCAGTCCTTGAACAGTCTGCCAGCAACCTGCGCTTGGAGCTGGACCGTGAGAAGATGGAGGTGCTGAACTTGCAGAGAGAATGCAAGAACCTGCAGATGCAAGTTGATgtcctgcagaaaacaaaatcccagGAGAAGACCATCTACAAGGAGGTGATTCGAGTGGAAAAGGACAGAGCACTGGAGAGTGAACGTGCACGCATCTGGGAGCTGCTGAACAGGGAGAGAGGGGCCAAGCaaaaggcagaggaggaggtaCGGCGGCTCAGGGAGAGGATCGAGAGAGCTGAAGGAATGAAGAGGACATGGGCTCGTGAAGAGACGGAGCTGCAGAAAGCCAGGAACCTGGCCATCCAGGAGAGAGCCAACTTGGAGGGTGAACTGCGGGAGCTGgagaggcagaagcagcagaaagtcCTCTTCCTTCGGGAGGAGTCCAAACTGCTCAATCAACGGACGGAGAATGACAGGCAGAAGAAGAAGCAGCTGGAACATGAGTTTTCTCTGCTGGAGGCAGACATCATTAGGGAGAAGGACCAGATCTACAACAAAGAGAGGTTGATTCGAGATCTGCAGTCAAGGGTCAGCCGGGAAGAAATCAATCACGAGACCCAGATGAGAGAGACAAACCTCTCCACCAAGATCTCTATCTTGGACCCTGAGACAGGGAAGGATATGTCCCCTTACGAGGCCTATAAGAGAGGCATCATAGACAGAGGCCAGTACATCCAGCTGCAAGAGCTGGAGTGTGACTGGGAGGAAGTCACCACCTTGGGGCCAAATGGGGAAGTCTCAGTTCTCCTTGACAAGAAAAGTGGGAAGCAGTACTCCATCGATGATGCACTAAGGCTGAGGAGGATCACAAAGGAGGAGTACCAGCTGTACCGAGATGGCAAGATTCCCATCTCTGAATTCGCCTTGCTGGTGGCTGGGGAATCCAAACCTCCACCATCCCTCTCTATTGGCTCCATCATCTCCAAATCTCCTCTCTCCTCACCTACCACCCACCAAACCCAAAGCTTTTTCCCCCCAGCCTCGCAGAAGGGCTTCTGTGATGACACATTCCCCATCGCCGGGGTGTATGACACCACCACCAACACCAAGTACAACATCAAGACTGCTGTTGCAAAGAAGCTGCTCGATCCCATGACAGCTCAGAAGCTCttggaagcccaggctgcaaCAGGGGGTATCATAGACCTCATTTCTTGGGACCGATTCTCAGTCCATAAGGCAATTGAGAGGGGGCTGATTGACAGAACCTACATGCAGAGACTGCTCAATGCCCAGAAAGCTTTCACAGGGATTGAGGACCCAGTGACCAAGCGAAGGTTGTCTGTGGGAGAAGCAGTTCAGAAGGGATGGATGACCAAGGACAGTGCTTTCCCCTACCTGGAGGTCCAGCATCTAACCGGAGGGCTCATTGATCCTAAGAAAACCGGTCGCATCCCCGTGCTGGAAGCTGCCCAGACAGGGATGATAACAGGTGATCTGGCCAGCAGGCTCCAGGATGACTCCAACTACGAAAAAGATCTCATTGATCCCATCACGAAGGAGAAGATAAATTACAAGGAAGCCATGGCTCTCTGCCAGAAGGATTCGCTGAGCAGCTTCCTGCTGCTCCCGGCCGCATCGGAGGGTTATCAGCGGTACCACCAGCCGAGCCGTTCCCCCAAGCTCTCACGGTTCAGGCATTGA